Proteins from a single region of Streptomyces griseiscabiei:
- a CDS encoding carboxymuconolactone decarboxylase family protein yields the protein MESRLNYFGHPLAGKVLKHINSAGKVVSDSTLPATVQELVKIRASQINGCGFCTDMHTKDAAHAGETPQRLHLIAAWREAKVFTEAERAALELTEQGTRIADAAGGVTDEAWANAAKHYDEEQLIALISLIAVINAYNRINVINQQPAGDYQPGQFG from the coding sequence GTGGAATCGCGTCTCAACTACTTCGGCCACCCTCTCGCGGGCAAGGTGCTGAAGCACATCAACTCGGCCGGCAAGGTGGTGTCGGACTCGACGCTGCCGGCCACCGTTCAGGAGCTGGTGAAGATCCGCGCGAGCCAGATCAACGGCTGTGGCTTCTGCACCGACATGCACACCAAGGACGCCGCCCACGCGGGAGAGACCCCGCAGCGCCTGCACCTGATCGCCGCCTGGCGCGAGGCCAAGGTCTTCACCGAGGCCGAGCGCGCCGCGCTCGAACTCACGGAGCAGGGCACCCGTATCGCCGACGCGGCCGGGGGCGTCACCGACGAGGCCTGGGCGAACGCCGCGAAGCACTACGACGAGGAGCAGCTGATCGCCCTGATCTCGCTCATCGCCGTCATCAACGCCTACAACCGCATCAATGTCATCAACCAGCAGCCCGCCGGGGACTACCAGCCGGGCCAGTTCGGCTAG